The DNA segment TTTGACTTAACCTATACTAACATGTGGATTGTACATGATTGCAAAACCCACTAGAACATTGATAAATTTAAGATGGAACTTGTTTCCACCACCTACATTACATTCTTGATACTCAGTTTACATGGAATATTCTAAGTTGGTTGATCATGCTACTATTTGCAGGCCTTCCAAGATCCGGAAGTCAGATGTCTGGTTCATTTACCTCTGGTGGAGAACATATAGTTTCAGTTGGAGGGGACTCGCGTGTGTATATTTGGAACTTCAATGACTTGGGAAACGCTTCTTCCAAACAGACAAAATCCAAATATTCCTGTGAGCACTTCGGCTCTGAAGGGGTTACTGTTGCATTACCTTGGTCTTGCATGAGTGCAGAAGAACAAAGTGGCTCTTCCAATGATTTTGCCCACCATTCATCGTCACAACACCAACTAGAGGCATCTCATGGCGTTAGGGAGTCGGAACGATTTTCTTTCGGAAGTTGGTTCTCCATTGATGGCTCATGCCGCGGTTCGGTCACATGGCCTGAGGAGACGCTTCCCCGTTGGGATCTACCTCTTGTAGAAGTTGAATTTGATCACCAGAAGCTATGTACCAAAGATCCTTCCCATGAAAAACATGTATCAGAAACATGGGGACTATCCATTGTGGCAGCTGGTTGTGATGGAACCATCAAGACATTCCACAACTTTGGACTTCCCATTAGGCTTTAGGACATTGTCTTGGATTTATGAGGTGCAGAATAACCTGGTACTTTTGCATTCAAGGCTCTTTGGTTTTGTCTTCATATGAGTGACTTTGCAAGAAACATAGGATCTTTCTTTGTCTGGTAAAAGATGGACATTCATAGAAGAATTTCAAGGCCTTGGATTACTAGAATAACCTGCAGAAAAAGATCGAAGCATGGAGTTAGATGCTCACCTAGAAGTATGCATCATTACTAAATTCATGATATAGATGTCAAACATTCTTGACATGTTCCACGAGTTTGTACATTTACACTTTAGTATGTCACCGATTAAAGAGTGGTCTGCTTGTAGAGTCAGGCCACCGGAATCATGAGCCTTTTTTATAttgtaacatttatttttgtgaatattaGTTAACTTATACGATAGgtatagattaaaaaaagaagataaccCAATTGATTTTTGTTCCAATGAGTTTTTGTTAGTTTATGGAGTTTCCTTTACTAACGATTATATGTTTACTTTGCTTCTAGCCGTCTATGGAACATTTTATGTATTAATATGGAGCCGTCTAGGAAAATATTGGAAaacctttatttcaaaattggtCCTTGCAATCAATTAGGTATAAAGAAGATATTAGCATTTGATAACGCCCGTTACAAACAGTACCTATAATTGAttgtacaaaaatatatataactttaaaaatgtttattttaccccaatagaaagtttttttttcattatttttgcatAAAGATTTAAGCTAACAAATGACTAATCATTAAACCATCACAACTCCACTATATAGAATGACTATTCAATTAATGCTATATcgcatgttttaaaaataatatttttcaaaaaaagaaaacaactcTAAACACAAAAGTTTAAGATAAGAAATGATTattctataaattttaatggtTTAACTGacattaaagttaaaaatattatttaaataatgtcACAAACCATAcatcagttaaaaaaatatattaaaaactacCGTATAAAGAAAACATATcagaatctctttttttttaaaagctttaAAAAAAACGTCATCTTTTCTATCTATGTTAACCAAAGAACATGAAGATACCAAAGAAACCTGATCGCGTCCATAAACCTTCCATGGCCGctcttctctttatttttattgttttaataaaacaaaacaaacttttTCATACTCTACACGTTAGCATTGGCTGCACATGAAAACAATTGGCACACGGCACCAATATGCATTCCAGAATCAATTTTCCATATCCTACACATATTTTCCATATCAAAACACTATACCAAATCATACAGAAACTAAAGAACCCAtgaagcaataaaaaaaaaaccaagaatagaaaataaatggaaTTGATATTAACCAAGGAGCATCAATGAAGGTATGTATCTCTCACTTTtattaacaataacaaaaacaaaCCCACATGCATTGAAGGAAAATTACATGACTAAGGTATACAGTTACCAAACATGTAGATTATGTGATTAAGTGTTCACATTATCTCCTAATTTTTAGCCTAATGACTGTCGGCACTTCTCTCCTTGTAACTAACTTATTTTCACAATCCCACTGTTTTCTCCTCGTCACTATGTTACTATTGCCTTTGACTAAGTCTGTTCTTTAAGTAtgttttcctctttctttttatcttttttttttcaaaaaaaaatacccaGATAAAATTGAGTATTCCCAATTACTACAAgacagtaaataattttttttaagaaaaaataagagtaaaaaataatttatttaaactaatttgtttttattatctttctttACTCATCTAAATAAATGAGGtgaaatttcaaaacttttttCTTCTGTAGGATCCGTTTGATTTTGATTCGTCAAAACCATGATATTGGACAACACAACACAAGAACCACAAAGACACAAatcataagataattttttatcatatattgaCAAATAGTAGACattataagtaaaataatataaaatttactaaattattcttttaatattttatattaataaaatttatatatatcaaatcTAATATATTTACTGAAATAAAAAGTGTGAaagatttgaataaaaaaatctatttttttaaaatgattatataagtcaattattttttaaaattattaaataaataaaaatgagaataaatatgtatttttaatattttgtacatgagataaacataaaaagttgtcacataattttttttaataacaaaacatattttttttccttttctcttttgtttaagttttattgttgtttaattatttttcaaattaaacgtgaaaaaaaatatttatcctcTTCTACGTTAATCTATTTCATTCACGAGATAACGTTAAGCAATACTAGAaaggacaaggaaaaaaaaaaaggcctgGGGAGTAGGGACAGCATTTGGCGAAACTTGTTGGTTGGGAGAGAGTGATTGGTACAAGGTTGTTCTATCTGTAACGATGATTCCTCAAGATTTTGGTGTACATCATTCACCAACACTGCGTACCATTCAAGTTGAAAAGGTACACCTcattgtttctttcttcttcttcttcttttttttaaattctctttACCTCTAGCCCTTGAATTTCACGGTGCACtatgaaattctttttaaacaattttgtaACTTTTATACATAACTAGTAAGTAACCCGCTTACTGAAAAATACAACTGACAAACTATAtagttataatattatataatattgtaattttttaaatttaaaagtaagtaaatgaactaaaaaataataaaagataaaaaaacggATCCGTATGTTACTGTGAATACTTTCTGAAACTATTCACAGTTTCTGAAGAACAGTTTTTAAATTTACTCATGAAGAACAGTTTCTGAAAGACTGAAACTAGTTCAGTCAATTTTAACCGTGGAGTTACTGTGAATTTTGACGAAATATTCGTAGTCAAAGTTGAATGattcgatttttttttctttctttctgaaaGACAAACGTGTGCACAGCACCATCTTCTCTCCCTTCTAAACCCACATAAAATTCTCATTATAAGTATCTCTTGTTCCGCACTAGCCTTTGTTGGtcacctttatttatttttattttatacaacacctgatttaatattattaactagAATTCTAAATGGTAATAGCTTCTCTATTATACGTTTTAACAATAAAAGTTTTACATATGTGCATTTTATGAAATTCTATGGTGGATTTATTGTCATGCACCGGATTTACCATAAACGAGTCAATAATCGCAATACTCTTTCTTTTATAACAACTTTTTCGGGGCATCCCCATGTATGTTGCCCAAAAGCAGCATGCAAATGTGTCAGCTACAATAATTTTGTATGAAGTTGTAATTTTTAACAACGTTACACACAGATTTTGAAGAATGTTGTGAACGCTTTGAAGGTTAAATAAGCTACAAATATTctgaagataaaataattttgatttctaaATGTTTGTAACTGGTTTTCAAAACCCTTCTAAATTGTATGAATTATAAGTTGCAACTTCGTAGAAATTTGCTGTGACTTGTAATTGACACACATTTGAGTTGCCTTAGGTGAACAAGAGAATGCCCCTGTTTGTTAACGTGTTCCAATAGGCGATATGCTTAGGAATATCTAATTTTACATTTAGCTGATTGTTGTGTTGCCCCCATTTTCTTAGTATGTTTCAATAGTGGATAtgtaagcaataataaatactaGATCTCATGATTGTTGTGTTGACTGTGTGTGCAGTTCGCTGTAAATATTCACTCGAGTTAGAATTTATCTATGATTATTACTGATAACAatgctttctctttatcttAAGAATATTTCAACTTATAGCTTGTTTCATTGCCTAATATTAGAATGTGTCCATAATTGTTTCAATGAACTTGACAGACAAAATATATGTCTAATATGTGGTGATAAAGGAGATTTGAAGCGCCTCATATACTGCAACCAGTGTAAAGCTTGTGCTGAGCATAGGTATGTGTACTGTGAGTTTTCATCCTCACTTTCAAATCATTGACATTACTTTGATTTAGGGATTCTATTTATCTGTTATTTGATTTTGAGATGTACATAATTTGTTCAGCCAAAGTATCTTGTCTACATTTTATCAAAAAAGTAGATATCTatgtattaataaaattaaaaattgatccaGTGTTGGTGTAAAAATTTAGTAACTATTGCTAAATAAGAAGGTATTACATTATTGTGGCAACAAAAAATGTAAAGCAAAAAGTATtatctgatatatatatatatatatatatattgggaaaaaaaaaataggaagtcATGGTTACTCTGTAATTTTCAACATTTACACTCATTTTTTCTCTATTCTCcaacaaaattttaagaataaggtAAAAATATTGAGACTCACATTTTAATATGACAGAGAATGTGTTAATTTGGCATTAAATAAGAGAAAACTTTAAAACTAGAACTAATGAATTGATTGTACAAATACATTATATTTTCTAACATGtcctcaagctggagcatatatATTACATACTTTTTATCTTGTAAGTTGTAAACTATATAGTTGATTTGAGGAGTTAGCAAAAATATCTGCCAAATTATAACAATTGCAGCAGGAATTTCTCGGGTGTTATGTTTTTACCCCTTATAAATCTACCAACAATATCAATTTGCTTGGTGACTACATTTAGAAGCTGTATGTATAGAATTGTAGACTACTTTATATGTGATTATCAGGCCTATCTACATATAACCTCCAATCACTTCTTTGGTGAAGGTGACTAAGCACTTTGAGATTTATTATTACTTCCCAATGGAAAAGTTTTAGTCTAGAGAAATGTTGCTGCATTTGTAAATTCAAATGACTAACTAGCAAATGTCCCTTTGAGGCTCTTGAGGCAACTATAGTCTATATATGATAAACTAGGTGCATACAATATATGTGCTTAATATTGTATGTGTGTACAGTAGTGAACTGATTAAGGAGCTTAATATTCTTCCAATTAGGATTCTCATTTGCATTGCATCAGTTTATATATTGATGTGTAGTCTGAATAGACCCACAATTCCCACATACTCATGTTTCGAGTGGAGAAATGAAGAGTCTCCCGAATTGGTCCATGCTGTGATAAAACTGGAACCTAAGATGTCGTGTACTTCTTTTTCTGGCTTGGATATATGTAAAATGTGTTGCTTTTAACATAGTTTATATATTTGCAGTTATTGTCTAGATAAGTTCCATACATTTGCATCAACGGTATATAACATTAGCTGTAAAATGCCACCCTTGATAGCTCAAGTAACTTTTCTGCTCTATCAGCTGATAACCAACTTCATCTAATAAATTGGTTATAGGTTTAAATCTATGTTAAGAAATTGATTAtaagtttaaaattgattttaacttgaattaattttaaatatttttttatgttaaattaaaaaatttatgccAAGTTTTTCAATTAACATGTTTGtagaatgaaaatattcaaacataaatcacttcaaattaatttcaaataaaatcaattttacaaagattccctcaaatatccacttatttCATGTTGtgtgtatgaaaaaaatattaatggaaAAAATTAACCCTTAAATAAATCTTAGTATTTCAAAGGATAAATCATTGGTATAATGAGCCATTAAGTGAAATTGTCCAACAGGCTCTGATatcatcttaaaaataaataatgtgagAGACCTAATCCAATTCCAAAGATGtctagaagaaaaataatacatatcACTGATTTTATTATTGTATAGATTGACTTGTTTACTATTTAAGATTTTGATATCAAAACCATGTTACATGAACTAGATTTGAATGAGGATTcgtttgatttattcatttaattgctTTTGCAACTCAATACTCGCTCTCCATCTCATCGATCAATTTTTCTCTACCACAACAACTATTGTCCAAATCTCCTTTACAGAAGTACTTCGACTTACTCTTTCACTTTGTGACAAAGCACCATGCATACTTTATATTGTCATGTTTGTTGTCATGCTCCATTTGGGCAAGCAATTGTTACTTGATCAAGGATTCAACCTTCAACTATTTCGATTTTGGGGTCTTACATTTACTTATTTGAGAATTTTCCAAAAAATGTGTCAACATAGTTTAAGAGTgtataaatttaaagataaattttcCAAGATTGGTTTGTATGAAAATGAATGGTGTGACATTGCATAAACTTTTGAAAACCAAATTGACTAACTTTCCTAAATAAATAACtccaattacattaaaaattcaaatcaataaATACTAGACTAAATCTATCCCAATCTTATCGGACAatgaatgaaaacaaaaacacacttaaAACGTGATTTAGTGTAGTTTATATTCCGTCAGAGCTTTTagcatttcataaaattaaaataaaataatgacaaaTAGACAAATACTATCTTTTCTTACAAAGATGACCGAGAAACAGTATATTCTCTTTCAGTAAAacttaaaacaatatttattacaAACAGTAAAAACATCGATTAGTGAAAATTCCGAAATACAAATTACTCGGTCCTAAATCCTAATGTTAAAGTACAATTCAATAACAAACTTAGCAAGAActgaatcaagaaaaaaaaaactcatttacaattatttatttgatctcCTATCTTTTAGTTCGTAGTTTGAAAATGATGttattaatatgtataatttatatcttaattctcttttaatttttataatttaaaagttatgtttttagttcttatcatttgtatttattaatacctgtaatttgaaagtaatatttttaattattataatttgtattttaattattttttagtctttattaaaaatatatataaaataattatttataaattataaattattttttattacaattattttgaaataaaataattacaaattatttgataatattttgatAGTTAATCacaattgataatattactcatattttgatggaaaaattaaaaaaattaaaatataaaatataaaaattaaaaattcacttttaaattatagagattaaaaaaaattaaaatataaattataaacattaaaaaaatattttcaatctaTAAgagctaaaaaaaatacaaataataaaactataacaaataattaaacctaacaataataatataatagttgTTTTGTGGGGGAAGTAGACCAGGAAGCCAGCAAACGGAAAAGTCTTTGTGATCTTTTTTCTACAGATTGTACAAAAACAGTGGCTCAAGATAGAATCgccactaataataataatgtgaaaatgaaaattctcaataattaaacaaagtgaaaaaaaaaaacaaaaacatattacaaGTCGAAGAGGCTGAACAGGTTCGGCGACGGCTGCGGGGACGCCACGGTGACGGAAAGAAACCCCGACGGACTCGCCAAGAAGCTGCTCGCCGACCAATACGACGGTGAAAAGTCGTTCCAATACGACGCCGCCGTTTGCGCCTCTCTCACCGGCGAAAATACCTCCGCCGGAATCGGCGGCAAGGTTCCCGGCTCCGGCGTCAGTATCCCCGGAAATTGACCTACTTCCACTCCCTCCCCCAACATCCACGCGATGTTGTCGTCTATGTTGTGCAAaaccctttctctttctctctccgaAGGACTCGTCTTCTCAATCGAGGCCAGCCTCGCCGCCGGAGACACGTCGCCGCGTCCCGACGGCGGTTCTTCGCCGATGGAAGCTCCGGTGAGGCGCTGGACCACGTCCATGAAGTCGCCGGGGGTGACGTGGATGACTTTCGGGGAGACGGAGTAGATTATCACTGGTTCCCGCTGTTGTTGTAGGTTCTGGTCCGGCGGCGCGTGGGGGTAGTTGTGGTGGTGGTGCGCCGGGTGCGGCGGCGGCTTCTTGATCTTGTGAGATTCTTTGCTGACTTTGAGAGGCGGCGGCCGCGGACCCTGGAGTTGAAGCTCTTTCTTCGGCAGCGGGGCTCCGCCGAAGGGAATCTCCGGCGGATTCATTCGGAGGAAGAGAAATAATCGGGTGCGGTGAGGCgtggagagagagaagtgcGGTGTGAGGCTGAGAAGAATCAGAAAAAATGATAGAGAAACTAAACGGAGCTTGGAACTGAATTTTgagttatttatttactttcggGACAACATAGATATATGGACATTTGTTGACTTTTGAGGCGAGGTATCGTTGACTCCAACCCCATTtttgtgttgtgatgtgataaattaattataattaagattaaCCCACCTGCGATGTAGATCGCGATTAAAGAAAGGTTTGTGATTAATAAGGTTGAttaagttttcttttatttatttgccTTCAAAATATACTAGCTGAATCAAGCACTTTCTATGGGGTGAAGATGGAATATTAAGTACGTTTTTTAGATTAATCAAGTCAACAAtctattcttattatttttctggTATACGATTAGagaaaattggatttttttgctttattttcttatattactTGTTAGATCAAACACTTGTTATTAGACTcaaatttataatcaaagatTTTTAGAGTCAGCAGCTTTGAATGTTAAATCCATGAATTCCTTGGAGTACATTAATGTTTATCACTGTACAAATGTATTTAAATTGAATTAGTTTTATGTTCTGTGAATGTTTTGCTTTTATGTTTACATTGTAgatgaaaatattcaaaatatttatttttaaaagaatttaaatttttttaatccaatttcatttctttcaaaacttattatgaataagatttgaaataaataataattaattcaatgaactaaaaattaaataaggatgttaaactataaaaagagaaaataatatattttttaaaatatgcttatatAAACACAacgttataaattaattaattttataaatttaaatttaaagacgAGACATGACATGCACATAAAGAATTATATGTATCGAAATATTTGACATAAACTTAAAA comes from the Glycine soja cultivar W05 chromosome 6, ASM419377v2, whole genome shotgun sequence genome and includes:
- the LOC114415765 gene encoding protein MKS1-like, giving the protein MNPPEIPFGGAPLPKKELQLQGPRPPPLKVSKESHKIKKPPPHPAHHHHNYPHAPPDQNLQQQREPVIIYSVSPKVIHVTPGDFMDVVQRLTGASIGEEPPSGRGDVSPAARLASIEKTSPSERERERVLHNIDDNIAWMLGEGVEVGQFPGILTPEPGTLPPIPAEVFSPVREAQTAASYWNDFSPSYWSASSFLASPSGFLSVTVASPQPSPNLFSLFDL